One region of Thiomonas intermedia genomic DNA includes:
- a CDS encoding type I restriction-modification system subunit M — translation MQAVEQDFFNDLEKKLWTAANKLLPSLDAAVYKHIVLGLLFIKYVSDAFEERQKALRGQFKNPDHDYYMAPLDYADDYDGHIAAELEVRDYYTEKNVFWVPLEARWQTLVNCAQLPPGAALPWPQPGKAEPEKMRTVGWLIDNAMEAIERENPKLKNVLNKTFVNSQIESPKLADLIALFSDTNFHATEHRGQPLNLKAKDILGHVYEYFLGQFALAEGKKGGQYYTPKAIVGLIVNMLQPFKGRVYDPAMGSGGFFVQSEDFIEQHAGVAAQNQGNKASGQISVYGQESNPTTWKLAAMNMAIRGIDFNFGPGPADTLLNDLHPDLRADYVMANPPFNMKEWWNAKLEKDPRWIAGTPPQGNANFAWLQHMLYHLAPTGSMALLLANGSMSSNTNFEGEIRKRLVEDDYVECMVALPGQLFTNTQIPACIWFLTRDKANGFNLSKKKRDRRKQFLFIDARQMGYMKDRVLRDFTDADIQKIADTFHAWQQSAPSPQGGEGGGEGAYQNIPGFCYSASLDDIRKHEHVLTPGRYVGAEDQAEDAEAFADKMARLTTQLAEQFAESAKLEGEIKKNLAGLGYAV, via the coding sequence ATGCAAGCAGTTGAGCAAGACTTCTTCAACGACCTCGAAAAAAAGCTCTGGACCGCCGCCAACAAGCTGCTTCCCAGCCTGGACGCCGCCGTCTACAAGCACATCGTGCTCGGCCTGCTCTTCATCAAGTACGTGTCCGACGCGTTTGAAGAACGGCAGAAGGCGCTGCGCGGGCAATTCAAGAACCCCGACCATGATTACTACATGGCGCCGCTGGACTACGCCGACGACTACGACGGCCACATCGCCGCCGAGCTGGAAGTGCGCGACTACTACACCGAAAAAAACGTCTTCTGGGTGCCGCTGGAAGCCCGCTGGCAAACCCTGGTGAACTGCGCCCAGCTGCCGCCCGGCGCGGCCCTGCCGTGGCCTCAGCCGGGCAAGGCCGAGCCCGAGAAAATGCGCACCGTGGGCTGGCTTATCGACAACGCCATGGAAGCCATCGAGCGCGAAAACCCCAAGCTCAAGAACGTCCTCAACAAGACCTTCGTCAACTCGCAGATCGAGTCGCCCAAGCTGGCCGACCTCATCGCCCTGTTCTCCGACACCAATTTCCACGCCACCGAACACCGGGGCCAGCCGCTCAACCTCAAGGCCAAAGACATCCTGGGCCATGTGTACGAATACTTCCTCGGCCAATTCGCGCTGGCCGAAGGCAAGAAGGGCGGCCAGTACTACACGCCCAAGGCCATCGTCGGCCTCATCGTCAACATGCTCCAGCCCTTCAAAGGCCGTGTGTACGACCCGGCCATGGGCTCCGGCGGCTTCTTTGTGCAGAGCGAAGACTTCATCGAGCAGCACGCGGGGGTGGCCGCCCAAAACCAGGGCAACAAGGCCAGCGGCCAGATCAGCGTCTACGGCCAAGAGAGCAACCCCACCACCTGGAAGCTCGCGGCCATGAACATGGCCATCCGCGGCATCGACTTCAACTTCGGCCCCGGCCCTGCCGACACCCTGCTGAACGACCTGCACCCCGACCTGCGGGCCGACTACGTCATGGCCAACCCCCCCTTCAACATGAAGGAGTGGTGGAACGCCAAGCTGGAGAAAGACCCGCGCTGGATCGCCGGCACCCCGCCCCAGGGCAACGCCAACTTCGCCTGGCTGCAGCACATGCTCTACCACCTGGCGCCCACCGGCAGCATGGCCCTGCTGCTGGCCAACGGCTCCATGAGCAGCAACACCAACTTTGAGGGCGAAATCCGCAAGCGGCTGGTGGAAGACGACTACGTCGAGTGCATGGTCGCCCTGCCTGGCCAGCTCTTCACCAACACGCAGATCCCCGCCTGCATCTGGTTCCTCACCCGCGACAAGGCCAACGGCTTCAACCTCAGCAAAAAGAAGCGCGACCGGCGCAAGCAGTTCCTCTTCATCGACGCCCGCCAGATGGGCTACATGAAAGACCGCGTGCTGCGCGACTTCACCGACGCCGACATCCAGAAGATCGCCGACACCTTCCACGCCTGGCAGCAATCGGCCCCCTCGCCCCAGGGGGGAGAGGGCGGGGGTGAGGGGGCTTACCAAAACATTCCCGGCTTCTGCTACTCAGCCAGCCTGGACGACATCCGCAAGCACGAACACGTGCTGACCCCGGGGCGCTACGTGGGCGCTGAAGACCAGGCCGAAGACGCCGAAGCCTTCGCCGACAAGATGGCGCGGCTGACGACGCAGTTGGCGGAACAGTTCGCGGAGAGCGCGAAGCTGGAGGGCGAGATCAAGAAGAACTTGGCGGGGTTGGGATATGCAGTCTGA
- the yidC gene encoding membrane protein insertase YidC, whose translation MDLRRSVLWVVFAMSMIFLYNAWLRYNGETDLFGTPPAHPAQVASAPTSAVPQAAPSAATLPGTTSAATGAPLAAPVGAASSAPAAQITTLHTDLMEVKISSRGGNLVYAKLLKYESRTEPGKNVVLFDDSASNKYMAQSGLIGGDFPNHETEMTVQPGPRDMGNAKTLQVKLVSPDLGGIKLERTYTFTRDSYVVDVQNTITNTGSAAVTPQMYMQLVRDGNTPPGDDSHFYHTYTGPAYYDNANKFQKFEFKDLKTNETPKKADSGWVAMIQHYFVSAWVPEPYEGTRDLYTRKLGDNLYAVGVIQPLAQIAPGKSITTNAKLFVGPELESTLGALAPGLELVKDYGWVTILAKPIFWLLEVIHRVVQNWGWSIIVLTLLIKLAFFPLTAASYKSMARMKAVGPRINALREQYKGDQTKMNQAMVELYRKEKINPLGGCLPIVIQIPVFIALYWVLLSSVELRGAPWILWIHDLSAKDPFYILPAVMTATSFLQVKLNPTPPDPMQARLMWIMPAAFSIMFFFFPAGLVLYWLTNNTTSIAQQWFINKKMGVGVLTDAAASTPTK comes from the coding sequence ATGGATCTCCGCCGTTCGGTTCTTTGGGTGGTATTCGCCATGTCGATGATTTTTCTGTACAACGCATGGTTGCGCTACAACGGTGAGACCGACTTGTTCGGAACCCCGCCGGCCCATCCCGCGCAGGTGGCGAGTGCGCCGACCAGCGCCGTGCCGCAGGCCGCGCCGAGTGCGGCCACGCTGCCGGGCACCACAAGCGCGGCCACTGGCGCTCCTCTGGCCGCGCCGGTCGGCGCAGCGTCATCGGCACCCGCGGCGCAGATCACTACTCTGCACACCGACTTGATGGAGGTGAAGATTTCCTCTCGCGGCGGCAATCTGGTGTACGCCAAGCTGCTCAAGTATGAGAGCCGCACCGAGCCGGGCAAGAATGTGGTGCTGTTCGACGACTCGGCGAGCAATAAATACATGGCGCAGTCCGGCCTGATCGGCGGCGATTTTCCCAACCATGAAACCGAGATGACGGTGCAGCCCGGTCCACGCGACATGGGCAACGCCAAGACCTTGCAGGTCAAGCTGGTTTCGCCCGATCTGGGCGGCATCAAACTCGAGCGCACCTACACCTTCACCCGTGACAGCTATGTGGTGGATGTGCAGAACACCATCACCAACACCGGCAGTGCCGCGGTGACGCCGCAGATGTATATGCAGCTCGTGCGCGACGGCAACACGCCTCCGGGCGACGATTCGCACTTCTATCACACCTACACCGGACCGGCGTATTACGACAACGCCAACAAGTTCCAGAAGTTCGAGTTCAAGGATCTGAAGACCAACGAGACGCCCAAGAAGGCCGACAGCGGCTGGGTCGCCATGATTCAGCACTACTTCGTCTCGGCCTGGGTGCCCGAGCCCTATGAAGGCACGCGCGATCTCTATACCCGCAAGCTGGGCGACAACCTGTACGCGGTGGGGGTGATCCAGCCCCTGGCGCAGATTGCGCCGGGCAAGAGCATCACCACGAATGCGAAGCTGTTCGTCGGCCCCGAGCTGGAGAGCACGCTGGGCGCGCTCGCCCCCGGCCTGGAGCTGGTGAAGGACTATGGCTGGGTCACCATTCTGGCCAAGCCGATTTTCTGGCTGCTGGAAGTGATTCATCGCGTGGTGCAGAACTGGGGCTGGTCCATCATCGTGCTGACCCTGTTGATCAAGCTGGCGTTCTTCCCGCTGACGGCGGCCAGCTACAAGTCGATGGCCCGCATGAAGGCGGTCGGCCCGCGCATCAACGCGCTGCGTGAGCAGTACAAGGGCGATCAGACCAAGATGAACCAGGCCATGGTCGAGCTGTACCGCAAGGAGAAGATCAACCCGCTGGGCGGCTGCCTGCCCATCGTGATCCAGATTCCGGTGTTCATCGCGCTGTATTGGGTGCTGCTGTCGAGCGTGGAGTTGCGCGGCGCGCCCTGGATTCTGTGGATTCACGACCTGTCGGCCAAAGATCCGTTCTACATCCTGCCCGCGGTCATGACCGCGACCTCCTTCCTGCAGGTCAAGCTCAATCCGACGCCGCCCGACCCGATGCAGGCGCGGCTGATGTGGATCATGCCCGCGGCGTTCTCCATCATGTTCTTCTTCTTCCCGGCAGGCCTGGTGCTGTACTGGCTGACCAACAACACGACGTCCATTGCCCAGCAGTGGTTCATCAACAAGAAGATGGGTGTCGGCGTGTTGACCGACGCCGCGGCCAGCACGCCGACCAAGTAA
- the gyrB gene encoding DNA topoisomerase (ATP-hydrolyzing) subunit B: MNEPKNDSYSENSIQILEGLEAVRKRPGMYIGDTSDGTGLHHLVFEVVDNSIDEALAGFCDDIVVTIHSDNSISVSDNGRGIPTGVKMDDKHEPKRSAAEIALTELHAGGKFNQNSYKVSGGLHGVGVSCVNALSQWLRLVVRRDGEVHTLEFARGALQNRQIQDIDGVQVSAAPVTGKTDKRGTEVHFLPDTEIFTTVDFHYEVLAKRLRELSFLNHGVKIRLIDERQGKEENFAFSGGVKGFVEYINRGKTVLHPSIFYAQAEKASEVGTTISVEVAMQWNDGYAETVQCFTNNIPQRDGGTHLTGLRAAMTRVINKYIDDNELAKKAKVEISGDDMREGLTCVLSVKVPDPKFSSQTKDKLVSSEVRGPVEDLVAKALSDYLLETPVDAKIICGKIIDAARAREAARKAREMTRRKGVMDGLGLPGKLADCQEKDPALCELYLVEGDSAGGSAKQGRDRKFQAILPLRGKILNVEKARFEKLLTSNEILTLITAMGTSIGKDDFNIDKLRYHRIIIMTDADVDGAHIRTLLLTFFFRQMPEIVERGHIYIAQPPLYKVKHGKDEQYLKDGSELDAYLLRVALKDAAIHRPDTPAPLAGETLEQLARQHVLAEAVIARLGVFMDEQALRAIVDGVAIDLDHAAQSSADALAAYLAQHTDHGEAPQVLAEVDPRTEKPYLRIVRRHHGNLKSTVLHADFVHGADYAVLAQAAQTFHGLIAAGSTVRRGNGDNAKEAPVASFREAMDWLIRQAENTVGRQRYKGLGEMNPEQLWETTMDPAVRRLLRVQIDDAIEADRVFTMLMGDEVEPRRDFIETNALRAANLDV, translated from the coding sequence ATGAACGAACCGAAGAACGACAGCTACAGCGAAAACTCCATTCAAATCCTGGAAGGACTCGAAGCGGTACGCAAACGTCCCGGCATGTACATCGGCGACACGTCCGACGGCACCGGTCTGCACCACCTGGTGTTCGAAGTCGTCGACAACTCCATCGACGAAGCCCTGGCCGGGTTCTGTGACGACATCGTCGTCACCATCCACTCCGACAACTCCATCAGCGTGTCCGACAACGGGCGGGGCATTCCCACCGGCGTCAAGATGGACGACAAGCACGAGCCCAAGCGCAGCGCGGCCGAAATCGCCCTCACCGAGCTGCACGCCGGCGGCAAGTTCAACCAGAACAGCTACAAGGTCTCTGGCGGCCTGCACGGCGTGGGCGTGAGCTGCGTCAATGCCCTGTCGCAATGGCTGCGCCTGGTCGTGCGCCGCGATGGCGAGGTGCATACCCTCGAATTCGCCCGCGGCGCGCTGCAGAACCGGCAGATTCAAGACATCGACGGCGTGCAGGTTTCCGCGGCGCCTGTTACCGGCAAGACCGACAAGCGCGGCACCGAAGTGCACTTCCTGCCCGATACCGAGATTTTCACCACCGTCGACTTCCATTACGAAGTGCTGGCCAAGCGCCTGCGCGAGCTGTCCTTTCTCAACCACGGCGTCAAGATCCGCCTGATCGACGAGCGTCAGGGCAAGGAGGAGAACTTCGCCTTCTCCGGCGGCGTGAAAGGCTTTGTCGAATACATCAACCGCGGCAAGACCGTGCTGCATCCCAGCATCTTTTACGCTCAGGCTGAAAAGGCTTCCGAGGTAGGCACCACCATCAGCGTGGAAGTCGCCATGCAGTGGAACGACGGCTACGCCGAGACGGTGCAGTGCTTCACCAACAACATTCCCCAGCGCGACGGCGGCACCCACCTCACCGGCCTGCGCGCGGCGATGACCCGGGTCATCAACAAATACATCGACGACAACGAACTGGCCAAGAAAGCCAAGGTCGAGATCAGCGGCGACGACATGCGCGAAGGCCTCACCTGCGTGCTGTCGGTCAAAGTGCCCGATCCCAAGTTCAGCAGCCAGACCAAGGACAAGCTGGTGTCGAGCGAAGTGCGCGGCCCGGTCGAAGACCTCGTGGCCAAGGCCCTGTCCGACTACCTGCTCGAAACCCCCGTTGATGCCAAGATCATCTGCGGCAAGATCATCGACGCCGCCCGGGCCCGCGAAGCCGCGCGCAAGGCGCGTGAAATGACCCGCCGCAAAGGCGTGATGGACGGCCTGGGCCTGCCCGGCAAACTGGCCGACTGCCAGGAAAAAGACCCCGCCCTTTGCGAGCTCTACCTGGTGGAGGGCGACTCCGCCGGCGGCTCGGCCAAACAGGGCCGCGACCGCAAATTCCAGGCCATCCTGCCGCTGCGCGGCAAGATCCTCAACGTCGAAAAGGCACGGTTCGAAAAGCTGCTCACCAGCAACGAAATTCTCACGCTCATCACCGCGATGGGCACCAGCATCGGCAAGGACGATTTCAACATCGACAAGCTGCGCTACCACCGCATCATCATCATGACCGATGCCGACGTGGACGGCGCCCACATCCGCACCCTGCTGCTCACCTTCTTCTTCCGCCAGATGCCCGAGATCGTCGAACGCGGGCACATCTACATCGCCCAGCCGCCGCTCTACAAAGTCAAGCACGGCAAGGACGAGCAGTATCTGAAAGACGGCTCCGAACTCGACGCCTACCTGCTGCGCGTGGCGCTCAAAGACGCCGCCATCCACCGCCCCGACACCCCCGCGCCCCTGGCGGGCGAAACCCTCGAACAGCTCGCCCGCCAGCACGTCCTGGCCGAGGCCGTGATCGCCCGTCTGGGCGTGTTCATGGACGAGCAGGCATTGCGCGCCATCGTCGATGGCGTGGCGATCGACCTCGACCATGCTGCGCAGTCCAGCGCCGACGCGCTGGCCGCCTATCTGGCGCAGCACACCGACCATGGCGAAGCGCCGCAGGTGCTGGCCGAGGTCGATCCGCGCACCGAAAAGCCCTATCTGCGCATCGTGCGCCGACACCACGGCAACCTCAAATCCACCGTGCTGCACGCCGACTTCGTCCACGGCGCCGACTACGCCGTGCTGGCGCAGGCCGCACAGACCTTCCACGGCCTCATCGCCGCAGGCTCCACCGTGCGCCGCGGCAACGGCGACAACGCCAAGGAAGCCCCAGTGGCCAGCTTCCGCGAAGCCATGGACTGGCTCATCCGCCAGGCCGAAAACACCGTCGGCCGCCAGCGCTACAAAGGCCTGGGCGAAATGAACCCCGAGCAGCTCTGGGAAACCACCATGGACCCGGCCGTGCGCCGCCTGCTGCGCGTGCAGATCGACGACGCCATCGAAGCCGACCGCGTGTTCACCATGCTCATGGGCGACGAAGTCGAACCCCGCCGCGACTTCATCGAAACCAACGCCCTGCGGGCGGCGAATCTGGATGTGTGA
- the rpmH gene encoding 50S ribosomal protein L34, whose protein sequence is MKRTYQPSKTRRQRTHGFLVRMKTKGGRAVINARRAKGRKRLAV, encoded by the coding sequence ATGAAACGTACGTATCAACCTTCGAAGACCCGCCGTCAGCGCACCCATGGCTTTTTGGTGCGCATGAAGACCAAGGGTGGCCGTGCGGTGATCAACGCCCGCCGCGCCAAGGGTCGCAAGCGTCTGGCAGTCTGA
- the dnaN gene encoding DNA polymerase III subunit beta, with the protein MNRLTSSRDELLKLLGQGAGIVERRQTLPILANVLIQHNVHGTQFITSDMEVQIRLQAGEAVQTSAEDAAITVNMRKLLDILRAASPGNVTLEWSEGKMTVRAAKSRFSLQTLPAEDFPLVRAAADFSDHVLRLPQKLLKRLLGLTHFAMAQHDIRYYLNGMLWVAEGQQMHLVATDGHRMTLATAPLEKSVERREIILPRKTVLELSRLLGDDDEAMIDIALASNQARLSMDGLEFTSKLIEGKFPDYQRVVPKGHRNMLQVERTTLQAALQRVAILTNDKFKGVRVNLEPGLLRLTSINAEQEEAQEEIDVDYGGDAIEIGFNIAYLIDALANMTSDQVRLELLDGASSALFTMPDEPNFKYVVMPMRI; encoded by the coding sequence ATGAACAGATTGACGTCTTCCCGTGATGAACTGCTCAAACTGCTCGGCCAAGGCGCAGGTATCGTCGAACGTCGCCAAACCCTGCCCATCCTGGCCAATGTGCTCATCCAGCACAACGTCCATGGCACCCAGTTCATCACCAGCGACATGGAAGTGCAGATTCGCCTCCAGGCGGGTGAGGCGGTTCAGACCAGTGCGGAAGATGCGGCCATCACGGTCAATATGCGCAAGCTGCTCGACATCCTGCGCGCGGCCAGTCCGGGCAACGTTACGCTGGAATGGTCTGAAGGCAAGATGACGGTTCGCGCTGCCAAGAGCCGCTTCAGCCTGCAGACCTTGCCGGCCGAAGACTTTCCGCTGGTGCGCGCCGCGGCCGATTTCAGCGACCATGTGCTGCGACTGCCGCAAAAACTACTCAAGCGACTGCTCGGCCTCACCCACTTCGCCATGGCGCAGCACGATATCCGCTACTACCTCAACGGTATGCTGTGGGTCGCTGAAGGGCAGCAGATGCATCTGGTGGCCACCGATGGACACCGCATGACCCTGGCCACCGCCCCGCTGGAAAAATCGGTTGAACGTCGCGAAATCATCCTGCCGCGCAAGACCGTGCTCGAACTCTCGCGCCTGTTGGGCGACGACGACGAGGCCATGATCGACATCGCGCTGGCCAGCAACCAGGCCCGCCTGAGCATGGACGGCCTCGAATTCACCAGCAAGCTCATCGAAGGCAAGTTTCCCGACTACCAGCGCGTCGTGCCGAAAGGCCACCGCAATATGCTTCAGGTTGAGCGCACCACCCTGCAGGCGGCGCTGCAGCGCGTGGCCATTCTCACCAACGACAAGTTCAAGGGCGTGCGCGTGAACCTCGAACCGGGTCTGCTGCGGCTGACCTCCATCAACGCCGAGCAGGAGGAAGCGCAGGAAGAGATCGACGTCGATTACGGCGGCGATGCCATCGAGATCGGCTTCAATATCGCCTATCTCATCGATGCCCTGGCCAATATGACCTCCGATCAGGTGCGCCTCGAACTGCTCGACGGGGCCAGCAGCGCCCTGTTCACCATGCCCGACGAACCCAATTTCAAGTACGTGGTCATGCCCATGCGGATCTGA
- the dnaA gene encoding chromosomal replication initiator protein DnaA, which produces MTHEQSWQQCCAQLATVIPDQQFAAWIKPLSTPQWSDDGSTAVLNVPNRFKLDWLRSQYGARITESLSSVMGRPVQVDFMVQKVPARPALHHSGGQGLQPGQGGAASSPRPGTPVRELADGSSAPPTDTPISARDSAEADALERSRLNPMLNFETLVTGKANQLARAAAIQVAENPGRSYNPLFIYGGVGLGKTHLMHAVGNALLAQQPGARIRYLQAEQFVSEVVRAYQRKAFEEFKRYYHSLDLLLIDDVQFFAGKDKTQEEFFYAFEALITKRSQIILTSDTYPKELREMDQRLVSRFDSGLTVAIEPPELEMRVAILLRKADAELTSLPEEVAFFVAKNVRSNVRELEGALRKILAYARFSGQDVSIGLAKEALKDLLSLQNRQVSVENIQKTVADFYKIKVADMYSKKRPASIARPRQIAMYLAKELTHKSLPEIGELFGGRDHTTVLHAVRKIGQERTKLQELNQQLHVLEQTLKA; this is translated from the coding sequence ATGACTCACGAACAATCCTGGCAGCAGTGCTGCGCCCAGCTGGCCACGGTCATTCCCGATCAACAGTTCGCGGCCTGGATCAAGCCGCTGTCCACCCCCCAATGGAGCGATGACGGCAGCACCGCCGTGCTCAACGTACCCAACCGCTTCAAGCTCGACTGGCTGCGCTCGCAGTATGGCGCCCGCATCACCGAATCGCTCAGCTCCGTCATGGGCCGACCCGTGCAGGTCGATTTCATGGTGCAGAAAGTACCGGCCCGTCCGGCCCTGCACCACAGCGGTGGCCAAGGGCTGCAGCCGGGCCAGGGCGGCGCGGCGTCATCGCCCCGCCCCGGGACGCCGGTCAGAGAGCTGGCCGATGGGTCTTCCGCGCCGCCCACCGACACCCCCATCTCGGCCCGGGACTCCGCCGAGGCCGACGCGCTCGAACGCTCCCGCCTCAACCCGATGCTCAACTTCGAGACGCTGGTCACCGGCAAGGCCAACCAGCTCGCTCGCGCCGCGGCCATCCAGGTCGCGGAGAACCCCGGGCGCTCCTACAACCCGCTGTTCATTTACGGCGGCGTCGGTCTGGGCAAAACTCACCTGATGCACGCCGTCGGCAACGCCCTGCTGGCGCAACAACCGGGCGCCCGCATCCGTTACCTGCAGGCCGAGCAGTTTGTGAGCGAAGTCGTGCGTGCCTATCAGCGCAAGGCCTTCGAGGAATTCAAGCGCTACTACCACTCGCTCGACCTGCTTTTGATCGACGATGTGCAGTTCTTCGCCGGCAAGGACAAGACGCAGGAAGAGTTCTTCTACGCCTTCGAGGCCCTCATCACCAAGCGCTCGCAGATCATCCTGACCAGCGATACCTACCCCAAGGAATTGCGGGAGATGGATCAGCGTCTGGTTTCCCGCTTCGATTCCGGTCTGACGGTGGCCATCGAACCGCCCGAACTGGAGATGCGCGTGGCCATTCTGCTGCGCAAGGCCGATGCCGAACTGACCAGTCTGCCGGAAGAAGTGGCGTTTTTTGTCGCCAAGAATGTGCGCTCCAACGTGCGCGAACTCGAAGGTGCGCTGCGAAAAATCCTGGCCTACGCGCGCTTCAGCGGGCAAGATGTCTCGATTGGTCTGGCCAAGGAGGCGCTCAAGGACCTTCTTTCACTGCAGAATCGCCAGGTCTCCGTGGAGAACATCCAAAAGACCGTGGCCGACTTCTACAAAATCAAGGTGGCCGACATGTATTCCAAAAAACGTCCCGCCAGCATCGCCCGGCCTCGCCAGATTGCCATGTATCTCGCCAAGGAGCTGACGCACAAGAGCCTGCCGGAGATCGGCGAACTGTTCGGGGGGCGCGATCACACCACGGTCTTGCACGCCGTGCGCAAGATCGGACAGGAGCGCACCAAGCTGCAGGAACTCAACCAGCAGCTCCACGTACTGGAACAAACGCTCAAAGCCTGA
- a CDS encoding ribonuclease P protein component yields MNIEMLRQPDAFAALFAARHIQQAEFRLHYRAASAEWQQVGAAPSRCWLGLVIPKKFCKAAVRRNLIKRVMRQALRELRLPEAAQLQAPVLMLRLTRKLPADFRSARSPALLAYVQQAVNALLQAWIERTVIVTGRSSA; encoded by the coding sequence ATGAATATCGAAATGCTGCGGCAACCCGACGCGTTTGCCGCGCTTTTTGCTGCGCGCCACATTCAGCAGGCGGAGTTCCGACTGCATTACCGCGCGGCCTCGGCCGAGTGGCAGCAGGTGGGCGCGGCGCCGTCGCGCTGCTGGCTCGGACTGGTCATCCCGAAAAAATTCTGCAAGGCCGCTGTGCGCCGCAACCTCATCAAGCGGGTGATGCGCCAGGCGCTGCGCGAACTGCGTCTTCCGGAGGCCGCGCAGTTGCAGGCGCCGGTGCTGATGCTGCGTCTGACGCGCAAGCTTCCGGCGGATTTCCGCAGCGCCCGTTCGCCGGCCCTGCTGGCTTATGTGCAGCAGGCGGTGAACGCTTTGCTCCAGGCCTGGATCGAACGCACGGTGATCGTGACCGGGCGGAGTTCCGCATGA
- the mnmE gene encoding tRNA uridine-5-carboxymethylaminomethyl(34) synthesis GTPase MnmE, protein MNLLAQDGDPIVAIATAPGRGAVGIVRASGKSLGALAQAISGRALVPRHATYLPFGDGQGGVIDQGLALYFPAPHSYTGEDVLELQIHGGPVVLQLLLARLLELGASSRLRVAQPGEFTRRAFLNGKLDLAQAESVADLIDASTEAAARSATRALAGELSRAVGQLAAELVELRLLVEATLDFPEEDIDFLRQAQAQQRLQTLERALQQVQARTRQGALLREGLRVVLAGQPNVGKSSLLNALAGAELAIVTPIAGTTRDKVSQTIQIEGVPLHIVDTAGLRDSADVVERIGVERSWHAIADADVVLFLHDLSRLHAPGYAQAEADIARGLPRGAPVLHVFNKRDRVDADALALQLPRVWADWGLEAGEAVWISAASGEGLQTLRHKLLTLAGAQQGSEGVFIARQRHVQALAQTRQHLDAAVRLIELDAQAPLDLLAEELRLAHQALMTITGEYTPDDLLGAIFSSFCIGK, encoded by the coding sequence ATGAATCTGCTGGCGCAGGACGGCGATCCGATCGTGGCGATTGCCACGGCGCCCGGGCGTGGTGCCGTGGGCATCGTGCGGGCTTCGGGCAAATCGCTCGGGGCCCTGGCCCAGGCCATCAGCGGCCGGGCGCTGGTGCCGCGCCATGCCACCTATCTGCCGTTCGGCGATGGTCAGGGCGGGGTGATCGATCAGGGGCTGGCGCTGTACTTCCCGGCGCCGCATTCCTACACCGGCGAGGATGTGCTGGAGCTGCAGATCCACGGCGGGCCGGTGGTGCTGCAGCTGCTGCTCGCCCGGCTGCTCGAACTGGGTGCGTCTTCGCGCCTGCGGGTGGCGCAGCCCGGCGAGTTCACCCGCCGCGCGTTTCTCAATGGCAAGCTCGATCTGGCGCAGGCCGAGAGCGTGGCCGATCTGATCGATGCCAGCACCGAGGCGGCCGCCCGCAGCGCCACCCGGGCGCTGGCCGGCGAGCTGTCGCGCGCCGTGGGTCAGCTCGCCGCCGAGCTGGTCGAACTGAGACTGCTGGTCGAAGCCACGCTCGATTTTCCCGAGGAAGACATTGATTTTCTGCGGCAGGCCCAGGCGCAACAGCGCTTGCAGACTTTGGAGCGGGCCTTGCAACAGGTGCAGGCCAGGACCCGGCAGGGCGCCCTGCTGCGCGAAGGGCTGCGGGTGGTTCTGGCGGGCCAGCCGAACGTGGGCAAGAGCTCTTTGCTCAACGCCCTGGCGGGCGCCGAGCTGGCCATCGTCACGCCCATCGCCGGCACCACGCGTGACAAGGTCAGCCAGACCATCCAGATCGAGGGCGTGCCGCTGCACATCGTCGACACCGCCGGACTGCGCGATAGCGCCGACGTGGTGGAGCGCATCGGTGTGGAGCGCAGCTGGCACGCGATTGCCGACGCCGACGTGGTGCTGTTCCTGCACGATCTCAGCCGCCTGCATGCTCCCGGCTACGCCCAGGCCGAGGCTGACATCGCCCGTGGTCTGCCCCGGGGCGCACCGGTGCTGCATGTGTTCAACAAGCGCGACCGGGTCGATGCGGACGCACTGGCCTTGCAACTGCCCAGGGTCTGGGCGGATTGGGGGCTGGAGGCGGGCGAGGCGGTCTGGATCTCGGCCGCCAGCGGCGAGGGCCTGCAGACCTTGCGCCACAAGCTGTTGACGTTGGCCGGAGCGCAGCAGGGCAGTGAAGGGGTGTTCATCGCGCGGCAGCGGCATGTGCAGGCGCTGGCGCAAACGCGGCAGCACCTCGATGCGGCCGTGCGTCTCATCGAGCTGGATGCTCAGGCGCCGCTCGACCTTCTGGCCGAGGAGCTGAGACTGGCGCATCAGGCGCTGATGACCATCACCGGGGAATACACCCCCGACGATCTGCTCGGCGCGATCTTCTCGAGCTTCTGTATCGGCAAGTAG